The following nucleotide sequence is from Vicinamibacterales bacterium.
GTGTGGCGCTTGCGGGCGAAGGTGAGCAGGTTGCGGACGATCTTGGCGGCGCGCTCCGACTCGCTGAGGATCGTCTCCAATCCGCGCCTGGTCTGCTCGTCGACCGGACGCTGTGATAAACGTTCGGCCCAGGTGAGAATCGTCGCCAGCGGGTTGTTCAGTTCGTGCGCGACGCCGGAGATGGTCTGGCCGAGCGCCGCCAGTTTCTCCGCCTGCAGCAGCTGATGATAGAGGTCGCGCGCCTGATCGTCGAGCCGCTTGCGCTCGCTGACGTCCCGAACCAGCGCTTCGATCCGGACGCCGCCGTCCTGCGTCTCGGCATGCGCGGTGACTTCGACCCAGATCGCGACGCGGTCGGCGCGGCGCAGGCGCAGCAGGTAATCGTTGACCGCGCCGTCGCGCTGCAGCCGCGCGATGAAGCCGTCGCGTGCCTGCGGATCGACGAAGCGATCCGGCTCGAACGGCCGCACGTCGGACTCCGGCGTGTCGGCCGCGAAGCCGAACATCAGCTTGAGATGCGGGTTGGCGGAGGCGGTAGTGGTCTTCGCCGCGTCGATGGCGCCGATGTACACGCCCTCGTGAACGGCCTCGAACAGCCGCGCGAACGCCTCCACGTTCGCCGACAGCGTGCTCGACATGGCGCAATCTTAGCCGATAATCAAAGGATCATGTTCGAGGCTGGCCTGTTCAAGGAACATGTCGCGGTCGTGACCGGCGGCGGCACCGGCATTGGTCTCGCCATCGCGCGGCGGCTGGGATCGCTCGGCGCGCGGATCGCCATCGCGAGCCGCAATCACGAGCACCTCGAGCGGGGCTGCGCGTCGCTGCGAGAGTCGGGGATCGACGCGCTCGCGGTACAGCTCGACGTGCGCAACCCCGAACAGGTCGAGGAGATGGTCGAGCGCACCGTGAAGCACTTCGGCGGGCTCGACATCCTGGTCAACAACGCCGCCGGCAACTTCATCTGCCGCGCCGAAGACCTCTCGCCGAACGGCTGGAACGCCGTCATCGGGATCGTGTTGAACGGCAGCTTCTACTGTTCGCGCGCGGTGGGGCAGTACATGATCGCGAAGCAACGCGGCGGATCGATCGTGTCGATCCTCGCCAATTACGTGTGGACCGGAAGCCCCGGCACCATTCATTCGGCGGCCGCCAAGGCCGGCGTGATGTCGATGACGCAGACGCTCGCCGCCGAGTGGGCGCCGCACGGCATCCGCGTCAACGCCGTCGCGCCCGGCCCCATCGAGGCGTCCCCGGGCGCCGCGCGCCAGCTGTGGAGCTCGCCGGCGGCCATCGATCGCATCACCGCCACGATTCCGCTGAAACGGTGGGGACGTCCGGAGGAAGTCGCCGACGCCGTCGCCTTCCTTGCCGCGCCGCAGTCCGGCTTCATCACCGGTGAGATCCTCACCGTGGATGGCGGCACCTGGATCGGCAAGGGGCCGTACGGGTTCATCGAACCCGGTTCCCCCCAGTGACGCCGCCCGTCTCGACGCCCAGGGAACGCCGCCTCGCCTGGTTCGCCTGGATCGCCGTCTGCGTCATCTGGGGCACGACGTACCTCGGTATCCGCGTCAGCCTGGAGACGATGCCGCCGATGCTGATGGGCGGCCTGCGATGGGTGTTCGCCGGCGGCGTGCTCGGCGCCTACATGCTGGCACGGGGGGAAAAGCTGCCGGGCCCCCGCGGGCTGCGCGCCGCGATGCTGCTCGGCTTCCTCATGCTCGTGCTCGGCAACGGCGGCGTGGTGTGGGCCGAGATGTACGTGCCCAGCGGCCTGACGGCCGTCGTCATCGCCGCGTCACCGTTCTGGATGGCCGGCGTGGAGGCGCTGCAGGCTGACGGCGAGCGCATGACGCCGAGCACCGCGGTTGGACTGCTGGTCGGGTTCTCGGGAATCGTGCTCCTGGTGTGGCCGGAGCTGCGGCACGGAGGCACCGGCGGCAGCGGGTTCCTCGCCGGCATGATCGCGCTGCAGATCGCGTGTCTCGGGTGGTCGATCGGCTCCTCGTACTCGAGACGCCACAGCCGGCAGGAGAACGTCTTCATGGCCACCGCGGCGCAGATGCTCGCCGGCGGCGTGATGATGCTGGCGATCGGGACGGCGCGCGGCGAGTGGAGCGCGCTGGGCTTCTCGGCGCGCAGCGCGTCGGCCTTCATCTACCTGGCCACTATCGGCGCGATCGGCGGCTTCGTGGCATACACCTACGCCCTGCGGCACCTGCCCGTGTCGCTCGTGTCGTTGTACGCCTACATCAACCCCATCATCGCCGTCGCCCTCGGCGTGGCGCTGCTGGGCGAGCCCTTCACCTCGCGCATGGCCGTCGCCGCCGCGCTGGTGTTCGGCGGCGTGGCCATCATCCGACAGCGTCAGACGCGGCGGCCGCTGATCAATCGCACCAGGAAGAGCACGATCGCGATGACCAAGAGCACGTAGATGAAGTTGCCGAGCGTGTAGCCGCTGACCATGCCGAGCAGCCACAGAATGATGAGAATGACCGCAATCGTTTCGAGCATCGTTCTTCTCCTTGGCGCCACACGGGGCGCGGTTCGTGCTGTGTTCAGCAACGGCTGTGCCAGCACCCCGTCCGTTGCCCGGCGCCGCCCGTTTGTGTTTCTGGCAGAGTTGGTTGCGGCGATCTGCTTGTCGGCGATTCCGGCCGCGGCGCAGGACGTGCCGAACGCGGCCGATGCACCGGCTGCCACCAGTGAGCATCCAGCTACCTCAGCGATGAAGTTCCTCGGCGGCGGGGCGCTCGCCCTCGCCGCTCACGAGGGGGGCCATCTGCTGTTCGATGGAATTTTCCGCGCCAACCCCGGCCTGAAGAAGGTGTCCTTCAACGGCATCCCGTTCTTCGCCATCACGCACGATCGCCTCTCCCCCAGGCGCGAGTTCACGATCGATTCCGCCGGCTTCTGGGTGCAGGAAGCGACGAACGAGGTGATTCTGACCCGCCGCCCGAACCTGCGCCGCGAGCGGGCGCCGGTGCTGAAAGGCATCGTCGCGTTCAACGTGCTCGCGTCGATGAGTTATGCCGGCGCGGCCTTCGCGACAACCGGACCGGACGAACGCGACACCCGCGGCATGGCGGATGCGCTGCGCTGGAAGGAGCCGTACGTCGGGGCGTTGATTCTCGCCCCGGCGATTCTCGACACGGTGCGTTACTTCCATCCGGACGCCCGGTGGGCGGCGTGGCTGTCGAGAGCGGTGAAGATCGGCGGGGTCCTGCTGGTCCTACGCTGACTCGACGCGCGGCCCGAGCGCGAACGTCATCGTCCCCTCGACCGCCACCTTCCCGTCCACCCGGGCGATGCCGTGCAGCACGCCCATGCGGCTGCGCAGCCGGCGAACGACGGCCTCGATCTCCACCACGTCGCCGGGGTGCACGGCGCGCCGGTAGCGGACGCGCTCGATGCCGGCGAAGAAGGGGAGCCGCTGGCGGTTCTCGGGCTTGGCCAGGATCAGGATCGCGCCCACCTGGGCGATCGCTTCCGTGAGAATCGTCGGCGGCAGCGTCGGCGGCTCGCCGTTGCGATGCGCCAGGTAGCGTTCGTTCAGCGTGACGTTCTTGATGCCGACGATGCGTTTGTCCACCTCGATCTCGGTGATGCGATCGACGAGCAGGAACGGATAGCGATGGGGAAGGATCCGCTCGATCGCGGCGTGGTCGAGCGGGAGTTTCAGGCCCTCCATGAAGTTGCCAGTATAATCGGAACACCCGGACGAATGCGCCCCGACACTACCGCGCCGCGTGAGCAGGAGATGCTCACCACGCTCATCGATCTCGGGCGGCAGGTCGCCGCCGTCCTCGATTTCGAAGAGCTCGTCGCGCAAATCCCCAAACTGATCGCACGGCTGATCGAGTTCGATGCCTTTGCGGTGTACCTGCTCGACGAGCGCCGCGCCGAGCTGCGCGTGGCGTACGCGGTCGGGTATCCCGACGGGTCGGAGCCGCGGCGCCTGAAACAGGGAGAAGGCCTGGTCGGCGCGGCGGTCGCCGCGCAGACGCCGCTCCTGGTGAACGACGTCGAATCCGACGCGCGCTACGTCGCCATCGTCGCCGGCATGGCATCCGAGCTGGTGGTGCCGCTGCTGCACAAGAAGCGGCCGATCGGCGCGCTCAACATCCTCAGCCACCGCAAGGATCAATTCACCCCGTCGGACATGGAGCTGCTGCGGCAGTTCGCCGCGCACGTCGCGGTCAGCATCGTGAACGCGCGGCTCTTCGAGCGCAGCCGCCAGGACGCCGAAGTGTTCGAGACGCTCGCCGACATCGGCCGCGACGTCGCGTCGGTGCTCGATCTCGACGAGCTGTTCGCGCGCATCGCGCAGGCGATGCGGCGCGTGATCGACTACCGCACCTTCGGCATCTGGCTGATCGACGAAAGCGGCGAAGAGCTCGAGATCAAGCACGCGGTCCACTACGGCGAGCACACCGACGTTCGGCGCATTCCCGTCGGCGAGGGGCTGGTCGGCTACGCCGCGCTGCACGGCGAGGCGGTGCTCGTCGCCGACGTCTCGCAGGATCCGCGCTACATCAACGTCGTGCAGGACGTCCGCTCGGAACTGGCGATTCCGATGCTGCTGAAGGACCGCTGCATCGGCGTGCTCGATCTGGAGAGCCCCGAGCTGGACGCCTTCAGCAAACGGGATGTCGAGATTCTCACCCTGCTTGCCAGCCAGGCGGCGGTGGCGATCGAGAATGCGCGGCTCTACGAGACCGTCCGCGCCAACGAAGTACGGCTGGAGAAGGAACTGCACTTCGCGCAGCGGGTGCAGGCGGCGCTGCTGCCGGTCGGCCTGCCGAAGCGCATGAAGGGCGTCGACGTCGGCGCCCGCTTCGCGCCCGCGCGCGAACTGGGGGGGGACTTCCACGATTTCCTGGCGCCGGAGTCGAACCTGCTCGCCGTCGCGCTCGGCGACGTGTCGGGCAAGGGAGTGCCCGCCGCGCTCTACAGCGTCTTTGCCGCGGAACTGGTGCGGGGCCGCACCTTCCGCCGGCGCTACCTTCCGGATCGCTCGGGGCCGGCGAGCGTGCTCTCGTCAGTGAACACGATTCTCCACCAGCGCCAGCTCGAGGAGTACTACTGCACGCTGTGCTACTCGATCTTCGATCTGAAGCGGCGCATCGTCACCATCGCGAACTCCGGCCTGCCGTATCCGATCCGCGCCACGGCGGAAGCGGTCGCGCAGATCGAGCTGCCGGGCGTTCCGCTGGGATCGTTCCAGGGATCCACCTACGACGAGCTGACCTTCGCCCTGCACACGGGTGACATGTTCGTGTTCTGCAGCGACGGCGTGTTCGAAGCGATGAACATGGCGGGGGAGGAGTTCGGCGCGGCGCGGCTGCTCTCAGTGGTCGCGGAACGCCGCGACCAGAACCCCCGCGCCGTGGTCGACGCGGTGTTCGATGCCGTGGAAGCATTCCGCGAAGGCGCCACGCCCAACGACGACATGACCGCGGTCGCAGTCAAGATCATCGGGTGAATTTGGAAATCTGGAAATTGGGAAATTTGGAAATCTGGAAATTGCGGAACTTGGAAATCTGAAGCTCCGATTCCTCAGATTTCCAAATTTCCAGATTCCCAAATTCCCAAATTCTCAATAGCCTCTGAATTTGAGGTGTTCCTGGCGCAGGTGAAGCCCGAGTGACTGGCCGCCGAAGGTGGCGAACTCGGCGACGCGCCCTTTGACGCTCACCCGAGCGCCTTTGGTCGGCACGCGGCCGTCCTGCGCCACCACGGTGACCTCGCCCGTGCCGTCGTCGACCTTGTAGAGCTTGAAGGGCACCAGCGGCACGCCCCACGAGCTGGTGACGACGCCGTCGACCGTCACCGTACGGTTCTGGTACCGGCCCGGGTTGTATTTGATCTCGGCGATCTTCGGATGCCCCGTTGCACAGGCTGCGAGCAGCATCAACGCGATCG
It contains:
- a CDS encoding SDR family oxidoreductase, which gives rise to MFEAGLFKEHVAVVTGGGTGIGLAIARRLGSLGARIAIASRNHEHLERGCASLRESGIDALAVQLDVRNPEQVEEMVERTVKHFGGLDILVNNAAGNFICRAEDLSPNGWNAVIGIVLNGSFYCSRAVGQYMIAKQRGGSIVSILANYVWTGSPGTIHSAAAKAGVMSMTQTLAAEWAPHGIRVNAVAPGPIEASPGAARQLWSSPAAIDRITATIPLKRWGRPEEVADAVAFLAAPQSGFITGEILTVDGGTWIGKGPYGFIEPGSPQ
- a CDS encoding EamA family transporter; protein product: MTPPVSTPRERRLAWFAWIAVCVIWGTTYLGIRVSLETMPPMLMGGLRWVFAGGVLGAYMLARGEKLPGPRGLRAAMLLGFLMLVLGNGGVVWAEMYVPSGLTAVVIAASPFWMAGVEALQADGERMTPSTAVGLLVGFSGIVLLVWPELRHGGTGGSGFLAGMIALQIACLGWSIGSSYSRRHSRQENVFMATAAQMLAGGVMMLAIGTARGEWSALGFSARSASAFIYLATIGAIGGFVAYTYALRHLPVSLVSLYAYINPIIAVALGVALLGEPFTSRMAVAAALVFGGVAIIRQRQTRRPLINRTRKSTIAMTKST
- a CDS encoding lmo0937 family membrane protein → MLETIAVILIILWLLGMVSGYTLGNFIYVLLVIAIVLFLVRLISGRRV
- the fabZ gene encoding 3-hydroxyacyl-ACP dehydratase FabZ codes for the protein MEGLKLPLDHAAIERILPHRYPFLLVDRITEIEVDKRIVGIKNVTLNERYLAHRNGEPPTLPPTILTEAIAQVGAILILAKPENRQRLPFFAGIERVRYRRAVHPGDVVEIEAVVRRLRSRMGVLHGIARVDGKVAVEGTMTFALGPRVESA
- a CDS encoding GAF domain-containing protein, coding for MRPDTTAPREQEMLTTLIDLGRQVAAVLDFEELVAQIPKLIARLIEFDAFAVYLLDERRAELRVAYAVGYPDGSEPRRLKQGEGLVGAAVAAQTPLLVNDVESDARYVAIVAGMASELVVPLLHKKRPIGALNILSHRKDQFTPSDMELLRQFAAHVAVSIVNARLFERSRQDAEVFETLADIGRDVASVLDLDELFARIAQAMRRVIDYRTFGIWLIDESGEELEIKHAVHYGEHTDVRRIPVGEGLVGYAALHGEAVLVADVSQDPRYINVVQDVRSELAIPMLLKDRCIGVLDLESPELDAFSKRDVEILTLLASQAAVAIENARLYETVRANEVRLEKELHFAQRVQAALLPVGLPKRMKGVDVGARFAPARELGGDFHDFLAPESNLLAVALGDVSGKGVPAALYSVFAAELVRGRTFRRRYLPDRSGPASVLSSVNTILHQRQLEEYYCTLCYSIFDLKRRIVTIANSGLPYPIRATAEAVAQIELPGVPLGSFQGSTYDELTFALHTGDMFVFCSDGVFEAMNMAGEEFGAARLLSVVAERRDQNPRAVVDAVFDAVEAFREGATPNDDMTAVAVKIIG